In one Carassius carassius chromosome 12, fCarCar2.1, whole genome shotgun sequence genomic region, the following are encoded:
- the LOC132155029 gene encoding volume-regulated anion channel subunit LRRC8D-like has translation MFTLTEVASLNDVQPNYRILKPWWDVFMDYIGVIMLMLAIFSGTMQLSKDQVACLPILEESTNCNFTPPPKGDDMGSQQTGRKTNLDFQQYVFVNQMCYHEALPWYNKYFPYLALIHTILLMVSSNFWFKYPKTSSKIEHFVSILGRCFESPWTTKALSETACEDSEEKQRFTGGVVFQKHVSSEDSSQSTPLIETPTVQFPTEKLIAEAPSLTTLDKKDGEQAKALFEKVRKFRVHVEDSDFIYKLYVAQTAIKALKIVLILSYTSTFASEISFCHKCQVEIESLTGYNQFCCTHNMAFMLRKLVFTFMALICLYGLLCLYKLYWLFRRPLKEYSFEKVREESSFSDIPDVKNDFAFLLHMVDQYDQLYSKRFGVFLSEVSENKLREISLNHEWTFEKLRQHVNSNAQDEQELHLFMLSGLPNAVFDLTDLEVLKLELIPEVRISAKVSQMTNLRELHLYHCPAKVEQTAFTFLRDHLRCLHIKFTDVAEIPPWIYMLRSLKELNLIGNLSSEHNKMIGLESLRDLRHLRTLYLKSNLNKIPNNLTELSPHLTKLMIHNDGTKLTVLNSLKKITSLVDLELQNCDLERIPHAIFSLANLQELDLKNNNIRTIEEIISFQHLRRLMCLKLWYNKITAIPPSIGLVKSLESLIICQNKLETLPPALFNLPKLRHIDLSHNFISSIPVEVGFLQNLQHFAITENKVEVLPNQLFKCSKLKVLCVGHNRITSVPEAIGQLVQLSHLELKGNCLDCLPFQLGQCRLLQRNLLFVEDHLFDTLPLEVKESISSD, from the coding sequence ATGTTTACTCTAACTGAAGTTGCCTCCCTTAATGACGTCCAGCCGAACTACCGTATTCTGAAACCATGGTGGGACGTGTTCATGGATTATATTGGGGTGATAATGTTGATGTTAGCCATCTTTTCGGGGACTATGCAGTTGTCCAAAGACCAAGTGGCGTGTCTTCCCATTCTTGAGGAAAGCACAAACTGCAACTTTACCCCCCCACCAAAAGGAGACGATATGGGGTCTCAACAAACAGGACGAAAAACAAATCTGGACTTTCAGCAGTATGTTTTTGTCAACCAAATGTGCTACCATGAGGCCCTACCATGGTACAACAAATACTTCCCTTACCTTGCCCTCATACACACCATATTGCTGATGGTAAGCAGCAATTTTTGGTTCAAGTACCCAAAGACCAGCTCAAAGATTGAACACTTTGTTTCAATTTTGGGGCGGTGCTTTGAATCACCATGGACAACCAAAGCCTTGTCTGAAACCGCTTGTGAAGATTCTGAGGAAAAGCAGAGGTTCACAGGTGGTGTGGTTTTCCAGAAACACGTATCCTCGGAGGACAGCAGTCAGTCTACACCTTTGATAGAAACTCCAACGGTGCAGTTTCCAACCGAAAAGCTTATCGCAGAAGCTCCTAGCTTGACCACTTTAGATAAAAAAGATGGAGAACAAGCCAAGGCTCTTTTTGAGAAAGTGCGCAAATTTCGGGTCCATGTAGAAGACAGTGACTTCATCTATAAACTCTACGTGGCTCAGACAGCCATAAAAGCACTAAAAATCGTTTTGATCTtgagctatacatcaacatttgCCTCAGAGATCAGTTTCTGCCATAAATGCCAAGTTGAAATCGAAAGTTTGACCGGGTATAATCAGTTCTGTTGCACACACAACATGGCATTCATGTTGAGGAAACTTGTTTTCACTTTCATGGCTCTGATATGTCTCTATGGACTGTTGTGTTTGTATAAGCTGTACTGGCTCTTCAGGAGACCTCTTAAGGAGTACTCTTTTGAAAAAGTCAGAGAGGAAAGTAGCTTTAGTGATATTCCTGATGTCAAAAATGACTTTGCGTTTCTTCTACACATGGTCGACCAGTACGACCAGTTGTACTCCAAACGATTCGGTGTATTTCTATCGGAGGTTAGTGAGAACAAACTACGAGAAATAAGCCTTAACCACGAGTGGACATTCGAAAAACTACGTCAGCATGTGAACTCCAATGCTCAGGATGAACAAGAACTTCACCTCTTTATGCTGTCGGGACTCCCTAATGCTGTATTTGACCTCACCGACCTGGAAGTCCTCAAGTTAGAGCTTATTCCTGAGGTCAGGATTTCAGCCAAAGTTTCTCAGATGACCAACCTACGGGAACTACATCTGTATCACTGCCCCGCTAAAGTCGAACAAACTGCTTTCACTTTTCTCCGCGACCATCTGCGATGCCTTCACATTAAGTTTACTGATGTTGCAGAAATCCCACCGTGGATTTATATGTTGAGGAGCCTTAAGGAACTGAACCTGATTGGGAACTTGAGCTCTGAACACAACAAGATGATAGGTTTGGAGTCACTGAGAGATCTGAGACACTTGAGGACGTTGTACCTCAAAAGCAATCTCAACAAAATACCAAATAATCTAACAGAACTCTCGCCGCATCTCACCAAACTTATGATACACAATGATGGGACTAAGTTAACGGTATTGAACAGCCTCAAGAAGATAACCAGCCTGGTTGATTTGGAGCTCCAGAATTGTGATTTGGAGAGGATCCCCCATGCCATCTTTAGCTTGGCTAACTTGCAAGAACtggatttgaaaaataataatatccgGACCATTGAGGAGATCATCAGCTTTCAGCACCTGAGAAGATTGATGTGCCTCAAGTTGTGGTACAACAAGATCACTGCCATTCCACCATCAATAGGCCTAGTAAAGAGTCTGGAGTCCCTCATTATCTGTCAGAATAAACTGGAGACTCTTCCTCCAGCTCTATTTAATCTGCCCAAGCTGAGACACATTGACCTCAGCCACAATTTCATCTCAAGTATACCAGTGGAGGTTGGATTCCTTCAGAATCTTCAACATTTCGCAATCACAGAGAACAAGGTAGAAGTTTTGCCTAATCAGCTGTTTAAATGTTCCAAACTAAAGGTTTTATGTGTGGGTCATAACCGCATCACTTCTGTACCAGAGGCGATTGGGCAGTTAGTTCAGCTGTCTCATCTTGAGCTCAAAGGGAACTGCTTAGATTGCCTGCCTTTCCAGCTTGGCCAGTGTCGCCTTCTTCAGAGAAACCTTCTCTTCGTGGAGGATCATCTTTTCGACACACTGCCTCTTGAGGTCAAGGAAAGTATCAGTAGTGACTAA